Proteins co-encoded in one Pongo pygmaeus isolate AG05252 chromosome 23, NHGRI_mPonPyg2-v2.0_pri, whole genome shotgun sequence genomic window:
- the SCARF2 gene encoding scavenger receptor class F member 2 isoform X2 has translation MEGAGRQGAGPARRRGAGGPPSPLLPSLLLLLLLWMLPDPVAPQELNPRGRNVCRAPGSQVPTCCAGWRQQGDECGIAVCEGNSTCSENEVCVRPGECRCRHGYFGANCDTKCPRQFWGPDCKELCSCHPHGQCEDVTGQCTCHARRWGARCEHACQCQHGTCHPRSGACRCEPGWWGAQCASACYCSATSRCDPQTGACLCHAGWWGRSCNNQCACNSSPCEQQSGRCQCRERTFGARCDRYCQCFRGRCHPVDGTCACEPGYRGKYCREPCPAGFYGLGCRRRCGQCKGQQPCTVAEGRCLTCEPGWNGTKCDQPCATGFYGEGCSHRCPPCRDGHACNHVTGKCTRCNAGWIGDRCETKCSNGTYGEDCAFVCADCGSGHCDFQSGRCLCSPGVQGPHCNVTCPPGLHGADCAQACSCHEDSCDPVTGACHLETNQRKGVMGAGALLVLLVCLLLSLLGCCCACRGKDPARRELSLGRKKAPHRLCGRFSRISMKLPRIPLRRQKLPKVVVAHHDLDNTLNCSFLEPPSGLEQPSPSWSSRASFSSFDTTDEGPVYCVPHEEAPAESRDPEVPTVPAEAPAPSPVPLTTPASAEEAMPLPASSDSERSASSVEGPGGALYARVARREARPARARGEVGGLSLSPSPERRKPPPPDPATKPKVSWIHSKHSAAAAGGAPSPPPPGAEAAPSPSKRKRTPSDKSAQPVEHGSPRTRDPTPRPPGLPEEATALAAPSPPRARARGRGPGLLEPTDAGGPPRSAPEAASMLAAELRGKTRSLGRAEGALGAQGPREKPAPPQKAKRSVPPASPARAPPATETPGPEKAATDLPAPETPRKKTPIQKPPRKKSREAAGELGRAGAPTL, from the exons ATGGAGGGCGCAGGGCGCCAGGGGGCCGGGCCGGCGCGGCGCCGGGGAGCCGGGGGGCCGCCGTCACCGCTGCTGCcgtcgctgctgctgctgctgctgctctggaTGCTGCCGGACCCCGTGGCGCCTCAGGAACTGAACCCTCGCGGCCGCAACGTGTGCCGTGCTCCCGG CTCCCAGGTACCCACGTGCTGCGCTGGCTGGAGGCAGCAAGGGGACGAGTGTGGGATTG CGGTGTGCGAAGGCAACTCCACGTGCTCGGAGAACGAGGTGTGCGTGAGGCCTGGCGAGTGCCGCTGCCGCCACGGCTACTTCGGTGCCAACTGCGACACCA AGTGCCCGCGCCAGTTCTGGGGCCCCGACTGCAAGGAGCTGTGTAGCTGCCACCCACACGGGCAGTGCGAGGACGTGACAGGCCAGTGTACTTGTCACGCGCGGCGCTGGGGCGCGCGCTGCGAGCATGCGTGCCAGTGCCAGCACGGCACGTGCCACCCGCGGAGCGGCGCGTGCCGCTGTGAGCCCGGCTGGTGGGGCGCGCAGTGCGCCAGCGCGTGCTACTGCAGCGCCACGTCGCGCTGCGACCCACAGACCGGCGCCTGCCTGTGCCACGCAGGCTGGTGGGGCCGCAGCTGCAACAACCAGTGCGCCTGCAACTCGTCTCCCTGCGAGCAGCAGAGCGGCCGCTGTCAGTGCCGCGAGCGTACGTTCGGCGCGCGCTGCGATCGCTACTGCCAGTGCTTCCGCGGCCGCTGCCACCCTGTGGACGGCACGTGTGCCTGCGAGCCGGGCTACCGCGGCAAGTACTGTCGCGAGCCGTGCCCCGCCGGCTTCTACGGCTTGGGCTGTCGCCGCCG GTGTGGCCAGTGCAAGGGCCAGCAGCCGTGCACGGTGGCCGAGGGCCGCTGCTTGACGTGCGAGCCCGGCTGGAACGGAACCAAGTGCGACCAGCCTTGCGCCACCGGTTTCTATGGCGAGGGCTGCAGCCACCGCTGTCCGCCGTGCCGCGACGGGCATGCCTGTAACCATGTCACCGGCAAGTGTACGCGCTGCAACGCGGGCTGGATCGGCGACCG GTGCGAGACCAAGTGTAGCAATGGCACTTACGGCGAGGACTGCGCCTTCGTGTGCGCGGACTGCGGCAGCGGACACTGCGACTTCCAGTCGGGGCGCTGCCTGTGCAGCCCTGGCGTCCAAGGGCCCCA CTGTAACGTGACGTGCCCGCCCGGACTCCACGGCGCGGACTGTGCTCAGGCCTGCAGCTGCCACGAGGATTCGTGCGACCCGGTCACTGGTGCCTGCCACCTGG AGACCAACCAGCGCAAGGGCGTGATGGGCGCGGGCGCGCTGCTCGTCCTGCTCGTCTGCCTGCTGCTCTCGCTGCTCGGCTGCTGCTGCGCTTGCCGCGGCAAGGACCCTGCGCGCCG GGAGCTTTCGCTTGGGAGGAAGAAGGCGCCGCACAGACTATGCGGGCGCTTCAGTCGCATCAGCATGAAGCTGCCCCGGATCCCGCTCCGGAGGCAGAAACTACCCAAAGTCGTAG TGGCCCACCACGACCTGGATAACACACTCAACTGCAGTTTCCTGGAGCCACCCTCAGGGCTGGAGCAGCCCTCACCATCCTGGTCCTCTCGGGCCTCCTTCTCCTCGTTTGACACCACTGACGAAGGCCCTGTGTACTGTGTACCCCATGAGG AGGCACCAGCGGAGAGCCGGGACCCCGAAGTCCCTACTGTCCCTGCCGAGGCGCCGGCGCCGTCCCCCGTGCCCTTGACCACGCCAGCGTCCGCTGAGGAGGCGATGCCCCTCCCCGCGTCCTCCGACAGCGAGCGGTCGGCGTCCAGCGTGGAGGGGCCCGGCGGGGCTCTGTACGCGCGCGTGGCCCGACGCGAGGCCCGGCCGGCCCGGGCCCGGGGCGAGGTTGGGGGCCTGTCGCTGTCGCCATCGCCCGAGCGCAGGAAACCGCCGCCACCTGACCCCGCCACCAAGCCTAAGGTGTCCTGGATTCACAGCAAGCACAGCGCCGCTGCAGCTGGCGGTGCGCCCTCACCACCGCCGCCAGGCGCCGAGGCCGCGCCCAGCCCCAGCAAGAGGAAACGGACGCCCAGCGACAAATCGGCGCAGCCGGTCGAACACGGCAGCCCCCGGACCCGCGACCCAACGCCGCGGCCCCCCGGGCTGCCCGAGGAGGCGACGGCCCTCGCTGCGCCCTCGCCGCCCAGGGCCCGAGCGCGGGGCCGTGGCCCCGGCCTCTTGGAGCCCACGGACGCCGGCGGTCCCCCGCGAAGCGCGCCCGAGGCTGCCTCCATGTTGGCCGCTGAGCTGCGCGGCAAGACTCGCAGCCTGGGCCGCGCCGAGGGGGCCCTGGGCGCGCAGGGCCCCAGGGAAAAGCCGGCGCCCCCACAGAAAGCCAAGCGCTCCGTGCCGCCAGCCTCGCCCGCCCGCGCGCCCCCAGCGACCGAAACCCCGGGGCCTGAGAAGGCGGCGACCGACTTGCCCGCGCCTGAGACCCCCCGGAAGAAGACCCCCATCCAGAAGCCGCCGCGCAAGAAGAGCCGGGAGGCGGCGGGCGAGCTGGGCAGGGCGGGCGCGCCCACCCTGTAG
- the SCARF2 gene encoding scavenger receptor class F member 2 isoform X1, which translates to MEGAGRQGAGPARRRGAGGPPSPLLPSLLLLLLLWMLPDPVAPQELNPRGRNVCRAPGSQVPTCCAGWRQQGDECGIAVCEGNSTCSENEVCVRPGECRCRHGYFGANCDTKCPRQFWGPDCKELCSCHPHGQCEDVTGQCTCHARRWGARCEHACQCQHGTCHPRSGACRCEPGWWGAQCASACYCSATSRCDPQTGACLCHAGWWGRSCNNQCACNSSPCEQQSGRCQCRERTFGARCDRYCQCFRGRCHPVDGTCACEPGYRGKYCREPCPAGFYGLGCRRRCGQCKGQQPCTVAEGRCLTCEPGWNGTKCDQPCATGFYGEGCSHRCPPCRDGHACNHVTGKCTRCNAGWIGDRCETKCSNGTYGEDCAFVCADCGSGHCDFQSGRCLCSPGVQGPHCNVTCPPGLHGADCAQACSCHEDSCDPVTGACHLETNQRKGVMGAGALLVLLVCLLLSLLGCCCACRGKDPARRPRPRRELSLGRKKAPHRLCGRFSRISMKLPRIPLRRQKLPKVVVAHHDLDNTLNCSFLEPPSGLEQPSPSWSSRASFSSFDTTDEGPVYCVPHEEAPAESRDPEVPTVPAEAPAPSPVPLTTPASAEEAMPLPASSDSERSASSVEGPGGALYARVARREARPARARGEVGGLSLSPSPERRKPPPPDPATKPKVSWIHSKHSAAAAGGAPSPPPPGAEAAPSPSKRKRTPSDKSAQPVEHGSPRTRDPTPRPPGLPEEATALAAPSPPRARARGRGPGLLEPTDAGGPPRSAPEAASMLAAELRGKTRSLGRAEGALGAQGPREKPAPPQKAKRSVPPASPARAPPATETPGPEKAATDLPAPETPRKKTPIQKPPRKKSREAAGELGRAGAPTL; encoded by the exons ATGGAGGGCGCAGGGCGCCAGGGGGCCGGGCCGGCGCGGCGCCGGGGAGCCGGGGGGCCGCCGTCACCGCTGCTGCcgtcgctgctgctgctgctgctgctctggaTGCTGCCGGACCCCGTGGCGCCTCAGGAACTGAACCCTCGCGGCCGCAACGTGTGCCGTGCTCCCGG CTCCCAGGTACCCACGTGCTGCGCTGGCTGGAGGCAGCAAGGGGACGAGTGTGGGATTG CGGTGTGCGAAGGCAACTCCACGTGCTCGGAGAACGAGGTGTGCGTGAGGCCTGGCGAGTGCCGCTGCCGCCACGGCTACTTCGGTGCCAACTGCGACACCA AGTGCCCGCGCCAGTTCTGGGGCCCCGACTGCAAGGAGCTGTGTAGCTGCCACCCACACGGGCAGTGCGAGGACGTGACAGGCCAGTGTACTTGTCACGCGCGGCGCTGGGGCGCGCGCTGCGAGCATGCGTGCCAGTGCCAGCACGGCACGTGCCACCCGCGGAGCGGCGCGTGCCGCTGTGAGCCCGGCTGGTGGGGCGCGCAGTGCGCCAGCGCGTGCTACTGCAGCGCCACGTCGCGCTGCGACCCACAGACCGGCGCCTGCCTGTGCCACGCAGGCTGGTGGGGCCGCAGCTGCAACAACCAGTGCGCCTGCAACTCGTCTCCCTGCGAGCAGCAGAGCGGCCGCTGTCAGTGCCGCGAGCGTACGTTCGGCGCGCGCTGCGATCGCTACTGCCAGTGCTTCCGCGGCCGCTGCCACCCTGTGGACGGCACGTGTGCCTGCGAGCCGGGCTACCGCGGCAAGTACTGTCGCGAGCCGTGCCCCGCCGGCTTCTACGGCTTGGGCTGTCGCCGCCG GTGTGGCCAGTGCAAGGGCCAGCAGCCGTGCACGGTGGCCGAGGGCCGCTGCTTGACGTGCGAGCCCGGCTGGAACGGAACCAAGTGCGACCAGCCTTGCGCCACCGGTTTCTATGGCGAGGGCTGCAGCCACCGCTGTCCGCCGTGCCGCGACGGGCATGCCTGTAACCATGTCACCGGCAAGTGTACGCGCTGCAACGCGGGCTGGATCGGCGACCG GTGCGAGACCAAGTGTAGCAATGGCACTTACGGCGAGGACTGCGCCTTCGTGTGCGCGGACTGCGGCAGCGGACACTGCGACTTCCAGTCGGGGCGCTGCCTGTGCAGCCCTGGCGTCCAAGGGCCCCA CTGTAACGTGACGTGCCCGCCCGGACTCCACGGCGCGGACTGTGCTCAGGCCTGCAGCTGCCACGAGGATTCGTGCGACCCGGTCACTGGTGCCTGCCACCTGG AGACCAACCAGCGCAAGGGCGTGATGGGCGCGGGCGCGCTGCTCGTCCTGCTCGTCTGCCTGCTGCTCTCGCTGCTCGGCTGCTGCTGCGCTTGCCGCGGCAAGGACCCTGCGCGCCG ACCCCGCCCCCGCAGGGAGCTTTCGCTTGGGAGGAAGAAGGCGCCGCACAGACTATGCGGGCGCTTCAGTCGCATCAGCATGAAGCTGCCCCGGATCCCGCTCCGGAGGCAGAAACTACCCAAAGTCGTAG TGGCCCACCACGACCTGGATAACACACTCAACTGCAGTTTCCTGGAGCCACCCTCAGGGCTGGAGCAGCCCTCACCATCCTGGTCCTCTCGGGCCTCCTTCTCCTCGTTTGACACCACTGACGAAGGCCCTGTGTACTGTGTACCCCATGAGG AGGCACCAGCGGAGAGCCGGGACCCCGAAGTCCCTACTGTCCCTGCCGAGGCGCCGGCGCCGTCCCCCGTGCCCTTGACCACGCCAGCGTCCGCTGAGGAGGCGATGCCCCTCCCCGCGTCCTCCGACAGCGAGCGGTCGGCGTCCAGCGTGGAGGGGCCCGGCGGGGCTCTGTACGCGCGCGTGGCCCGACGCGAGGCCCGGCCGGCCCGGGCCCGGGGCGAGGTTGGGGGCCTGTCGCTGTCGCCATCGCCCGAGCGCAGGAAACCGCCGCCACCTGACCCCGCCACCAAGCCTAAGGTGTCCTGGATTCACAGCAAGCACAGCGCCGCTGCAGCTGGCGGTGCGCCCTCACCACCGCCGCCAGGCGCCGAGGCCGCGCCCAGCCCCAGCAAGAGGAAACGGACGCCCAGCGACAAATCGGCGCAGCCGGTCGAACACGGCAGCCCCCGGACCCGCGACCCAACGCCGCGGCCCCCCGGGCTGCCCGAGGAGGCGACGGCCCTCGCTGCGCCCTCGCCGCCCAGGGCCCGAGCGCGGGGCCGTGGCCCCGGCCTCTTGGAGCCCACGGACGCCGGCGGTCCCCCGCGAAGCGCGCCCGAGGCTGCCTCCATGTTGGCCGCTGAGCTGCGCGGCAAGACTCGCAGCCTGGGCCGCGCCGAGGGGGCCCTGGGCGCGCAGGGCCCCAGGGAAAAGCCGGCGCCCCCACAGAAAGCCAAGCGCTCCGTGCCGCCAGCCTCGCCCGCCCGCGCGCCCCCAGCGACCGAAACCCCGGGGCCTGAGAAGGCGGCGACCGACTTGCCCGCGCCTGAGACCCCCCGGAAGAAGACCCCCATCCAGAAGCCGCCGCGCAAGAAGAGCCGGGAGGCGGCGGGCGAGCTGGGCAGGGCGGGCGCGCCCACCCTGTAG
- the SCARF2 gene encoding scavenger receptor class F member 2 isoform X3, translating into MEGAGRQGAGPARRRGAGGPPSPLLPSLLLLLLLWMLPDPVAPQELNPRGRNVCRAPGSQVPTCCAGWRQQGDECGIAVCEGNSTCSENEVCVRPGECRCRHGYFGANCDTKCPRQFWGPDCKELCSCHPHGQCEDVTGQCTCHARRWGARCEHACQCQHGTCHPRSGACRCEPGWWGAQCASACYCSATSRCDPQTGACLCHAGWWGRSCNNQCACNSSPCEQQSGRCQCRERTFGARCDRYCQCFRGRCHPVDGTCACEPGYRGKYCREPCPAGFYGLGCRRRCGQCKGQQPCTVAEGRCLTCEPGWNGTKCDQPCATGFYGEGCSHRCPPCRDGHACNHVTGKCTRCNAGWIGDRCETKCSNGTYGEDCAFVCADCGSGHCDFQSGRCLCSPGVQGPHCNVTCPPGLHGADCAQACSCHEDSCDPVTGACHLVAHHDLDNTLNCSFLEPPSGLEQPSPSWSSRASFSSFDTTDEGPVYCVPHEEAPAESRDPEVPTVPAEAPAPSPVPLTTPASAEEAMPLPASSDSERSASSVEGPGGALYARVARREARPARARGEVGGLSLSPSPERRKPPPPDPATKPKVSWIHSKHSAAAAGGAPSPPPPGAEAAPSPSKRKRTPSDKSAQPVEHGSPRTRDPTPRPPGLPEEATALAAPSPPRARARGRGPGLLEPTDAGGPPRSAPEAASMLAAELRGKTRSLGRAEGALGAQGPREKPAPPQKAKRSVPPASPARAPPATETPGPEKAATDLPAPETPRKKTPIQKPPRKKSREAAGELGRAGAPTL; encoded by the exons ATGGAGGGCGCAGGGCGCCAGGGGGCCGGGCCGGCGCGGCGCCGGGGAGCCGGGGGGCCGCCGTCACCGCTGCTGCcgtcgctgctgctgctgctgctgctctggaTGCTGCCGGACCCCGTGGCGCCTCAGGAACTGAACCCTCGCGGCCGCAACGTGTGCCGTGCTCCCGG CTCCCAGGTACCCACGTGCTGCGCTGGCTGGAGGCAGCAAGGGGACGAGTGTGGGATTG CGGTGTGCGAAGGCAACTCCACGTGCTCGGAGAACGAGGTGTGCGTGAGGCCTGGCGAGTGCCGCTGCCGCCACGGCTACTTCGGTGCCAACTGCGACACCA AGTGCCCGCGCCAGTTCTGGGGCCCCGACTGCAAGGAGCTGTGTAGCTGCCACCCACACGGGCAGTGCGAGGACGTGACAGGCCAGTGTACTTGTCACGCGCGGCGCTGGGGCGCGCGCTGCGAGCATGCGTGCCAGTGCCAGCACGGCACGTGCCACCCGCGGAGCGGCGCGTGCCGCTGTGAGCCCGGCTGGTGGGGCGCGCAGTGCGCCAGCGCGTGCTACTGCAGCGCCACGTCGCGCTGCGACCCACAGACCGGCGCCTGCCTGTGCCACGCAGGCTGGTGGGGCCGCAGCTGCAACAACCAGTGCGCCTGCAACTCGTCTCCCTGCGAGCAGCAGAGCGGCCGCTGTCAGTGCCGCGAGCGTACGTTCGGCGCGCGCTGCGATCGCTACTGCCAGTGCTTCCGCGGCCGCTGCCACCCTGTGGACGGCACGTGTGCCTGCGAGCCGGGCTACCGCGGCAAGTACTGTCGCGAGCCGTGCCCCGCCGGCTTCTACGGCTTGGGCTGTCGCCGCCG GTGTGGCCAGTGCAAGGGCCAGCAGCCGTGCACGGTGGCCGAGGGCCGCTGCTTGACGTGCGAGCCCGGCTGGAACGGAACCAAGTGCGACCAGCCTTGCGCCACCGGTTTCTATGGCGAGGGCTGCAGCCACCGCTGTCCGCCGTGCCGCGACGGGCATGCCTGTAACCATGTCACCGGCAAGTGTACGCGCTGCAACGCGGGCTGGATCGGCGACCG GTGCGAGACCAAGTGTAGCAATGGCACTTACGGCGAGGACTGCGCCTTCGTGTGCGCGGACTGCGGCAGCGGACACTGCGACTTCCAGTCGGGGCGCTGCCTGTGCAGCCCTGGCGTCCAAGGGCCCCA CTGTAACGTGACGTGCCCGCCCGGACTCCACGGCGCGGACTGTGCTCAGGCCTGCAGCTGCCACGAGGATTCGTGCGACCCGGTCACTGGTGCCTGCCACCTGG TGGCCCACCACGACCTGGATAACACACTCAACTGCAGTTTCCTGGAGCCACCCTCAGGGCTGGAGCAGCCCTCACCATCCTGGTCCTCTCGGGCCTCCTTCTCCTCGTTTGACACCACTGACGAAGGCCCTGTGTACTGTGTACCCCATGAGG AGGCACCAGCGGAGAGCCGGGACCCCGAAGTCCCTACTGTCCCTGCCGAGGCGCCGGCGCCGTCCCCCGTGCCCTTGACCACGCCAGCGTCCGCTGAGGAGGCGATGCCCCTCCCCGCGTCCTCCGACAGCGAGCGGTCGGCGTCCAGCGTGGAGGGGCCCGGCGGGGCTCTGTACGCGCGCGTGGCCCGACGCGAGGCCCGGCCGGCCCGGGCCCGGGGCGAGGTTGGGGGCCTGTCGCTGTCGCCATCGCCCGAGCGCAGGAAACCGCCGCCACCTGACCCCGCCACCAAGCCTAAGGTGTCCTGGATTCACAGCAAGCACAGCGCCGCTGCAGCTGGCGGTGCGCCCTCACCACCGCCGCCAGGCGCCGAGGCCGCGCCCAGCCCCAGCAAGAGGAAACGGACGCCCAGCGACAAATCGGCGCAGCCGGTCGAACACGGCAGCCCCCGGACCCGCGACCCAACGCCGCGGCCCCCCGGGCTGCCCGAGGAGGCGACGGCCCTCGCTGCGCCCTCGCCGCCCAGGGCCCGAGCGCGGGGCCGTGGCCCCGGCCTCTTGGAGCCCACGGACGCCGGCGGTCCCCCGCGAAGCGCGCCCGAGGCTGCCTCCATGTTGGCCGCTGAGCTGCGCGGCAAGACTCGCAGCCTGGGCCGCGCCGAGGGGGCCCTGGGCGCGCAGGGCCCCAGGGAAAAGCCGGCGCCCCCACAGAAAGCCAAGCGCTCCGTGCCGCCAGCCTCGCCCGCCCGCGCGCCCCCAGCGACCGAAACCCCGGGGCCTGAGAAGGCGGCGACCGACTTGCCCGCGCCTGAGACCCCCCGGAAGAAGACCCCCATCCAGAAGCCGCCGCGCAAGAAGAGCCGGGAGGCGGCGGGCGAGCTGGGCAGGGCGGGCGCGCCCACCCTGTAG